TGACCGTCgaataaaatgaatttaaaataatcAAATAACAAAATAGGAGAGTGTGAAAGATAAAAAGATGTGTATGGATTCCACCCTAGAACAAGGTTTGGTTGAAATAAAAAGATCACTTCACTAAGAATCAAATCTCCTGTTAGAAGAAGAGTGTAAGTAACTTTCGGTATGAAGATTAAAGGGGTTGTTTAGAGTACACTTTAGCTTGGAAGATCATTGCCATATAATTTTATGATGATTGGTGCTGTTTTATCCACTAAAGAATTGTGTTTACTTAACAGTAAAAATACTATCCCTGCGTTTGGCAATGGTTGAtggaattattattattattattattattattgatcaTTACATGATCAATCTTGAATCATACATACTAGAAGCAACTGTGGAACTTTTCAGAAAATTGAGCATTTCTTGTCAAGTATCAAGTTTGTTATTTATTGATTGCGGATTGAAGAAGGCCACTTTGGTGGTAATAAAAAGAGGATCTGTAATTCTGAATAGATGGGTTTAACTTTATAGCCACCATAATTTCTAAAAAATTTCAGCTTCCGTCCTATTTAGAGTATTTTCAATAGAATTGTCAAAACTGTCACATAGACATACAATAGTAATAAATGATAGCAAATCTCTCTTCAACCGAGTCTTCAGTTTCTTAAGTGAAGCTTAGTCAATTGAAGGCAAAGCTGTTTGAGCCTTCGGCGTCAAATTTGATCGTTGTTATCAAATatatttaatgattttttaatgtttaatgCAATTTATAATAAACGTTGTTGTGTGTTCTAAGTATTTGATTGGTTGTTTCAATAATTGGACTCCCATAAAGAGAGTAAAAAATATTGTAATTTGAACCACATaattactagctcattgtgaggctaagttcaTCTCCTCCCCttagtataatatttttatttaacatATCCGGTGCAAcaaaaaattgtacaaatgtCAAACTACCATATAACGCCCTCAAatatcttttccttttttttgtgttttacaTTTGATATCTCATTCAGAGATGCTCTTGTTCAATTATGAGACCAATAGGCCCTTAAAATAGTTCCTATCAAATGACTTTTTTAATATGACGTTTATACCAATATATATTATTGTTAACTCAAGTGTTATAACACACTTGTTATGACATGTGTGTATTAGTATCACCGTATGGCCTTTTCACCATTAAAATTATTGAATTTTCTCAAAGTATATGTATAAATCAAGGAGTatgattttcttcttttattttttattttttatagaaatagaAAGACAAAATTGAGAAAGGAAGAGGAGAAGATGGAAGATGATGAAAAGATGACGGGAGATAATCCTATTCCATAAATCAAAGGTAATAAAGCATATTCACATGTGTATATCACTCTTTTCATGGAACTTGGAATTCGATTCGATTCCTCAATCCTCAGCAAATACTCCACCATTTTATTAAATAAACCAATAAAATTACCAAATAATAATCCATGTAGCATATATTCCTTCAATTTCCTGCTGTTTCCTAACTTATGTATTTCCAATAATATCCACAAGCAGGAAGCATAATGTTCATATTTTCAACAATATTCCCGCGCTGACGATCAGAATAAAATTCCCTGCACCGTCGGATCCATCTCAATCAAATCCAATCCGACGCTcagattaaaataaaacacaaaaaggACATTGTAGTaaattacttttttaatttcCTCATTTTTTCTACCAGAAATTACTGTACATAACAGTAGGTAGCCGTGGCTTACATCCAATTAACtcaactttatttatttatttattttattattagctCTGGTTCTTCAGAACAATGGCCTGAGACTCCTGGTGACGAAACTTCAGCTGCTTCTCTATGAAAGCTTCAATGGCGCGCTGAAACTCCTCGTTGCTCAAATCGTCCTCCTCCTCCGTATCTTCGGCCGCACATTCCTTTCTGGACCTCACCGTTTTCCGGCAAAGCTCCGTCTCCGATCTCCGCAGCTTTGCCGGTACAGGCTTTTTCTCGAACTTCTCCGATTTCGTCCTCCGAATGATCTTCGTGATCTCCGAGTCAGAGTCCGAGTTCGACTCAGTTTCCGGTTTAGGGTCCGCCGAGTTCACCTCCGAAACGATCTGCTTGTCCTGGTACACAACCTCCTCTGCCTCGCGCGGAACGACGTTGTCTTGTAGCTGAGACTTACTATCGGCTCCTCCGGCGCTGCTTTCGACGAATTCCGCGTAGAGTTCGGCCTCCACGGCGTCGTTACTACGATCGGTCGAGCTGACGTGACGGGACTTGAGGACTAAAGAGGCGATGATAACGTGACAGAGGAGGAAGACGAAGAGAGGGCTCGAAACGACGCCGGAGAGGAGAAGGAAGTAGTCGCGGGAGATGGT
This is a stretch of genomic DNA from Malus domestica chromosome 02, GDT2T_hap1. It encodes these proteins:
- the LOC103401262 gene encoding uncharacterized protein is translated as MGSWDFDTVKAEKTSAMRRYNRLRTAAKLFRFAEIGAGILFLSWTFARLPFALTISRDYFLLLSGVVSSPLFVFLLCHVIIASLVLKSRHVSSTDRSNDAVEAELYAEFVESSAGGADSKSQLQDNVVPREAEEVVYQDKQIVSEVNSADPKPETESNSDSDSEITKIIRRTKSEKFEKKPVPAKLRRSETELCRKTVRSRKECAAEDTEEEDDLSNEEFQRAIEAFIEKQLKFRHQESQAIVLKNQS